A genomic region of Labrys wisconsinensis contains the following coding sequences:
- a CDS encoding purine-nucleoside phosphorylase, which produces MGFLPELLHPRSAQASRLAAEAVRAAAGVEPVEIGLVLGTGLGALVEEVEDAVATAYAAIPHFPASGVTGHAGRLVVGRLAGRRVALFQGRAHYYEQGDAAAMRVPLETLALLGASTVLLTNSCGSLKPEIAPASLVALADHINWTGLNPLIGDPSDARFVNMVDAYDPGLRAQLARAARAAGFDLPEGVYAWYSGPSFETPAEIRAARIMGADLVGMSTVPEVILARRLGLRVAAVAMATNYGAGMDEREVISHAQTKAVALKGVAKMQALIRGFLAELAP; this is translated from the coding sequence ATGGGTTTTTTACCGGAGCTGCTGCATCCCCGTTCGGCGCAGGCCTCGCGCCTGGCGGCCGAGGCCGTCCGCGCCGCGGCGGGCGTCGAGCCCGTCGAGATCGGCCTCGTCCTCGGCACCGGCCTCGGCGCCCTGGTCGAGGAAGTCGAGGATGCCGTGGCGACGGCCTATGCCGCGATCCCGCATTTCCCGGCGAGCGGCGTCACCGGCCATGCCGGCCGCCTCGTCGTCGGGCGCCTCGCCGGCCGGCGCGTCGCGCTGTTCCAGGGCCGCGCCCATTACTATGAGCAGGGCGATGCCGCCGCCATGCGCGTGCCGCTGGAGACGCTGGCCCTGCTCGGCGCCTCGACGGTGCTGCTGACCAATTCCTGCGGCTCGCTCAAGCCGGAGATCGCGCCCGCCAGCCTCGTCGCCCTCGCCGACCACATCAACTGGACCGGGCTCAACCCGCTGATCGGCGATCCCTCGGATGCGCGCTTCGTCAACATGGTCGATGCCTATGATCCCGGGCTCAGGGCGCAGCTGGCACGGGCGGCGCGGGCGGCGGGCTTCGACCTGCCGGAGGGCGTCTATGCCTGGTATTCCGGGCCGAGCTTCGAGACCCCGGCCGAGATCCGCGCCGCGCGGATCATGGGCGCCGACCTCGTCGGCATGTCGACCGTGCCGGAGGTGATCCTGGCCCGCCGCCTCGGCCTCAGGGTCGCGGCCGTCGCCATGGCCACCAATTACGGCGCCGGCATGGACGAGCGCGAAGTCATCTCGCACGCCCAGACCAAGGCCGTGGCACTCAAGGGCGTGGCGAAGATGCAGGCGCTGATCCGCGGCTTCCTGGCGGAGCTCGCGCCATGA
- the fabA gene encoding 3-hydroxyacyl-[acyl-carrier-protein] dehydratase FabA, whose translation MADRRSSYDFEALLACGRGELFGPGNAQLPLPPMLMFDEITEIAEDGGENGKGHVRASLAVKPDLWFFACHFKGDPVMPGCLGLDALWQLTGFFLGWLGLPGRGRALGVGEVKFSDQVLPSVSRVEYGVDFKRVFKSKLVLGIADGWLKADGRPIYEARDMRVGLFQAA comes from the coding sequence ATGGCGGATCGCCGCTCCAGTTACGATTTTGAAGCCCTCCTGGCCTGTGGGCGCGGCGAACTCTTCGGACCCGGCAATGCGCAGCTGCCGCTTCCGCCCATGCTGATGTTCGACGAGATCACCGAGATCGCCGAGGACGGCGGCGAGAACGGCAAGGGCCATGTGCGCGCGAGCCTCGCGGTGAAGCCGGACCTGTGGTTCTTCGCCTGCCACTTCAAGGGCGACCCCGTGATGCCCGGCTGCCTCGGCCTCGATGCCCTGTGGCAGCTCACCGGCTTCTTCCTCGGCTGGCTCGGCCTGCCCGGCCGCGGCCGGGCGCTCGGCGTCGGCGAGGTGAAGTTTTCCGATCAGGTCCTGCCCAGCGTCAGCCGGGTCGAGTACGGGGTCGATTTCAAGCGCGTGTTCAAGTCGAAGCTCGTGCTCGGCATCGCCGACGGCTGGCTGAAGGCCGACGGACGCCCCATCTACGAGGCCCGGGACATGCGGGTCGGCCTGTTCCAGGCCGCCTGA
- the fabB gene encoding beta-ketoacyl-ACP synthase I gives MRRVVVTGMGIVSSIGNSTQEVLASLREAKSGIVRAEDYVAHGFRCQVHGAPTLDPTGILDRRAMRFHGGGSAWNHVAMDQAIRDAGLEDGDVSNERTGIIMGSGGPSTKVIVEAADKTRESGSTKKIGPFAVPKAMSSTASATLATWFKIKGVNYSISSACATSNHCIGNAYEMIQYGKQDVMFAGGCEELDWTLSCLFDAMGAMSSKFNDRPSTASRAYDRNRDGFVIAGGAGVLVLEEYERAKARGARIYGEIAGYGLSSDGYDMVAPSGEGAVRCMRQALQGVKAKVDYINPHATSTPVGDLKEIEAIREVFGSGDACPPISATKSLTGHSLGATGVQEAIYSLLMMNNGFVCESAHIEELDPAFEDMPIVRSRIDDAKLGCVLSNSFGFGGTNATLVMKHVDA, from the coding sequence ATGAGACGTGTGGTCGTCACCGGCATGGGCATCGTGTCCTCGATCGGCAACTCGACGCAGGAGGTTCTGGCCAGCCTGCGCGAGGCGAAATCGGGCATCGTCCGGGCAGAGGACTATGTCGCCCACGGCTTCCGCTGCCAGGTGCACGGCGCACCGACGCTCGATCCCACCGGCATCCTCGACCGCCGGGCGATGCGCTTCCACGGCGGCGGCAGCGCCTGGAACCATGTCGCCATGGACCAGGCGATCCGCGACGCCGGCCTGGAGGATGGCGACGTCTCCAACGAGCGCACCGGCATCATCATGGGCTCGGGCGGTCCCTCGACCAAGGTGATCGTCGAGGCGGCCGACAAGACCCGCGAATCCGGCTCGACCAAGAAGATCGGGCCCTTCGCGGTGCCGAAGGCGATGTCGTCCACCGCCTCGGCCACCCTCGCCACCTGGTTCAAGATCAAGGGCGTCAACTATTCCATCTCCTCGGCCTGCGCGACGTCCAACCATTGCATCGGCAACGCCTACGAGATGATCCAGTACGGCAAGCAGGACGTGATGTTCGCCGGCGGCTGCGAGGAGCTCGACTGGACGCTCTCGTGCCTGTTCGACGCCATGGGCGCCATGTCCTCCAAGTTCAACGACCGCCCCTCCACCGCCTCGCGCGCCTATGACCGCAATCGCGACGGCTTCGTCATCGCCGGCGGCGCCGGCGTGCTGGTGCTGGAGGAGTACGAGCGGGCCAAGGCGCGCGGCGCGCGCATCTATGGCGAGATCGCCGGCTACGGCCTGTCGTCGGACGGCTACGACATGGTGGCCCCCTCGGGCGAGGGCGCCGTGCGCTGCATGCGCCAGGCGCTGCAGGGCGTGAAGGCCAAGGTCGACTATATCAACCCGCACGCGACCTCGACGCCGGTGGGCGACCTCAAGGAGATCGAGGCGATCCGCGAGGTCTTCGGTTCCGGCGACGCCTGCCCGCCGATCTCGGCGACCAAGTCGCTGACCGGCCACTCCCTCGGCGCCACCGGCGTGCAGGAGGCGATCTATTCGCTTTTGATGATGAACAACGGCTTCGTCTGCGAGAGCGCCCATATCGAGGAGCTGGATCCCGCCTTCGAGGACATGCCGATCGTGCGCAGCCGCATCGACGATGCCAAGCTCGGCTGTGTCCTGTCCAATTCCTTCGGCTTCGGCGGCACCAACGCCACGCTGGTGATGAAGCACGTCGACGCCTGA
- the fabI gene encoding enoyl-ACP reductase FabI, whose translation MQGLMHGKRGLIMGVANDHSIAWGIAKMLASHGATLAFTYQGEALRKRVQPLAESLGSSLLFPCDVEDIASVDALFAGLSESWGSLDFLVHAIAYSDKNELKGRYADTTRDNFSRTMVISCFSFTEIARRAAALMPRGGSIVTLTYGGSTRVMPNYNVMGVAKAALEASVRYLASDFGPQGVRVNTISAGPIRTLAGAGIADARLMFNYQRRHAPLRRTVTIEEVGGAAVYLLSDLASGVTGDIHFVDSGYNIISMPHPEALKVQDAAEERAEQAQAAAE comes from the coding sequence ATGCAAGGCCTGATGCACGGCAAGCGCGGCTTGATCATGGGCGTCGCCAACGACCATTCGATCGCCTGGGGCATCGCCAAGATGCTGGCGAGCCATGGCGCGACGCTCGCCTTCACCTACCAGGGCGAGGCCCTGCGCAAGCGCGTGCAGCCGCTGGCCGAGAGCCTCGGCTCCTCGCTGCTGTTCCCCTGCGACGTGGAGGACATCGCCTCGGTCGATGCGCTGTTCGCGGGCCTCTCCGAAAGCTGGGGCTCGCTCGACTTCCTCGTGCACGCCATCGCCTATTCCGACAAGAACGAGCTCAAGGGCCGCTATGCCGACACCACGCGCGACAACTTCTCGCGCACCATGGTGATCTCCTGCTTCTCCTTCACCGAGATCGCCAGGCGGGCGGCGGCGCTGATGCCGCGGGGCGGCTCGATCGTGACGCTGACCTATGGCGGCTCGACCCGCGTCATGCCGAACTACAACGTCATGGGCGTGGCCAAGGCGGCGCTGGAAGCGTCGGTGCGCTATCTCGCCTCGGATTTCGGGCCGCAGGGCGTCCGGGTCAACACCATCTCGGCCGGCCCGATCCGCACCCTCGCCGGTGCCGGCATCGCTGACGCGCGGCTGATGTTCAACTATCAGCGCCGGCATGCGCCGCTGCGCCGGACGGTGACCATCGAGGAGGTCGGCGGGGCGGCGGTCTACCTCCTGTCCGATCTCGCCTCGGGCGTGACCGGCGACATCCACTTCGTCGATTCCGGCTACAACATCATCTCCATGCCGCATCCCGAGGCGCTGAAGGTGCAGGACGCGGCCGAGGAGCGGGCCGAGCAGGCGCAGGCCGCGGCGGAGTAG